The window CTCGGTTAACATATACAGagaaaaactcaaattaaaaaaaaaaaaaagaaaataaattctacATAATCAAACTTCCTAAAAgctgaaataaaatattgattgacCCTGATCATCTGCATGATAATTCACATTAATAAGGCGATGGTGGCGGCTGCCTGGCGCTGGGCGCCCAAATCACATCATTAGCAGGCAAATGACAACTATACATAGCCATCCCACAAgactctcctcctcctcctccacttgCCGCGTGTCCACTTTCTCCCCCACCTGCACCCGACACAGGCGATCGCCCTTcccccccaccaccaccaccaccagacCCAGAATTCCTCCCTTCCTCCTCAACCTGCAACCGGTGATAACTCGGATTATTAAACGAAGCCGCTACAACAAAAACAGTACCAGCAGCCACCAAACCTCCAGCAACAATCCCTCCGACGATCTGCCCCTGTGGACCCGCAAGCGAAATGGTAAAACTATTAGGCAGTGGATAGGACGTTGTTTGAGGCAAAAAAGTCGCcgaaattgacaaaatatcaaaTCTTCCATGAAAAGTGATAGTAGTTCCTGGTGTTGTCGATGGCTGACGCAGAGTGACGTTAGCGACCGTGCCGGTTCCTGTAAGAACGCAGATTCCCATGTTTTTTCGGCGACAGAAACGGGACAGGGCTTCAACGACGTCGTTTCCACCCGGGACTTCTAGGATGTAAGGACTCATAGCTGGTTCAGGTTCCCGGGTTATAATAACGGGTGGTTTGGGTTTGTTCTTTGAACCGGGCGGTCTGCCTCTGGGCCGACGAACTACTTCAATAGTAGCACCGTCAGTGCCACCGCTGCTGTTAAATTCGTTGAGTTTTTGGGAGATGGGGATGGGATTTGGTGTTGTGGCGGCACCAGTACTACGAGTATCTTCCTCTTCGGATTCACGAGAGAGTTGAAAGTGTTGGGAAAAGGGAAGGTGTTGGTGGTGAGGGTTGAGCTCGGAGAACATGTTTGGAGTATTTTCATGCTTTGCTTGATGACGTTCTACGTATTCACCTTTCATgttcatttaatatttactactagtttggtttttattttttatttttttgggggggaCGAGTATGGGCTGTGATTGGTGGGGATTTAAATTTGGATGTTTAGTTTGTTAAGGGGAATAAAAACACGAGATCGAAGCAAGAAAAGGGGCGATGAAGAGAGGGAGAAGGGAACATCATGGAGTTCGGATTCGTTTATAGTGTGATAAATAccggggagagagagaggtggaTGAGCTTGGAAACCAAGTAAAGACTGATGGCGCCGCTGGTTGGGAAGTAGGGCCCACTAGAAAGATACACGCATGAGCGAGGGGGGGTGTTTGGTCAAAGAAGAATGGGGGTGTTGGTGTTGGTTTTTATGGTTCGGCTAAACCCTACATAGCCTAGACTAGACAGACAGACACACACCGCCATGAAGTGTCTGGTTCGGGTATGTTCTTTCTCTCTCGTCTTAAAGCCTTGCAAGTTGGGGAGCCTCCCGACCGAGTGGATTGATATTGACTTGTTGATGTTCTATCTTTTGGCTATGGGGGCATCAACTTTATGTATCCATCCATCTAGTCACTGTTTATTACCACTCTCTCTCTACAATCTTTCACCATGGGCTCTCCAATTTCTCTTTCTAGTAATTGAGAGAGCGCTTGTGGTCTTCTAAAGCAAGTTGGCCCTGGgatgggaagggaagggaagggaagggcaCCTATGGTCACTCTCCattaataaatttcaaactCCTCAGCTCACATACTTTGACAAGAACGGTTGTGCTTCGATTTCCTTTCATGCTGTACGTTATCTACACAGATGGGGTTAATCTTCATGGAAGACTTTTTTGAAGCCTTCGTTGAAGGAGAATTCAAGGCTTTTAATCATTTTTGCTTGGCAAGCACATTTTCATTTGTGTTGGCTCTAATATAAGACAAAGTCGGATGGGGCTTGCTCCTACCTTTAACCAATGAAAATGTCAAGGTAAATATCCCGGTGGGCCCTCTCGCACATGACACACACACTTTCTTCTTCTACCTGCAAGGCTGCAAGTGCAGGGCTGTTTTTAATTTCTCTGCCTGTATAACGAGCAATTAGTAATCGCGGattatttttgcttttgcaACTGTATTCgacttaaattaatatttttttaataatttttataatattaatgtgttcatgtaaaaaaaaatatatctattttttaaaataaaaaatattttttaaaaatattttacatcaagatattaattaaaaataccacAGTGTTCCAAGAGTTGCATACTCGTATGTTCTTTgtattaacaaatttatttctagtttttaatcataattttaatatatgttagatattatggtaatttttatacttaatatttttaaaaaataagtttaataaaagttataaattataactttttcatttcatatccaagattaaaaaaactttaatagaacttatgtaaaattatattgagtgttaattaatcaaatagttTCAATCACATCTCACCATGTAATGTGCATCTtgcatacatttttttaatgtatacaaagttaaaaaaactattaataagtAATATGCTAAGAatagtatttatataaattaaataatataaaaaactattaacgATGAAAAcaaatgatctaaaataaaaaaatgatagcaatttatatataaaaaatttattattttaaagtacaATGATCGTTAATGTTATGGCCATAAGACAACGATTTTGGAAAAACAttctattacattaaaaaaaagggattaaataataataatttaaaactccaTTGTACAAGGATCATTTTTCAGAActatgttttaatttctttgccGAGAATACGGGAATAATCAATagcaattattttcttttgaacaattaattttatttcaaacgaTGTACTGGCCACCATAACTTGctagcctatatatatatatatatatatatacaccatgaacatgaataaaaaaataccctaATCTGAAAGATAAAGATTCTCTCTATATCAGCCATCGAATCCATGACCTTGTCGTAGCAATGCACATACCAACAGGGCACAAGATAAACAAATGATTCTACGTGGATGTGGTTCTCGATCAAATTGCTTTACCAGGAAGAAAAATTCCaccaaaatatatacatatatgccTCACAATTCTCTCTTTGGAAACCAGGGATCGAGGGTTATGACAGCATAAAGTGGGAAGTGTCCAATACCAAGAAATAGACAGTGGAAGTGCCTTGGGACACCGCTCGGAATAAAAATCGTTTTGAACATGATCCATACTGCAGCAAAGCAATAGCATGGCAATACTTGAATTACAAGcagaagcctttttttttttttgtgttgggttTAAAGCAGAACTACCAAATTAGGTAgcttaaaagaaacaaagaaacagGATAGGCAACAGAAGCCGAAAGTGAGATCCTGCATGAAAAAGGAACCTGGGTGTCATCAACCCTCTTTCCACAGCAAAAATACTAAACTTGGATGCCACGTTAAGTAAGGGTCAACAAGCAAATCGTGGGGTTCAAGGAGGGCACTTAATTTCGTATCTGAGCAGTCCTAACTTCTGATTAATGTCTAAggatttgttaaaaattaaatttaaattatcggATTACTTATAAACTTGACCTATATTCATCTGAAATTCTGTTCATAAAGATTATTTATTATGCTTGGAAAGTGATCCTGTAACATGCTAATATCGGCTAAATTAAAGGGTCGCTCTTAATTAGTCATGATTGAAActataattctttaatttttatataacttcttcttcttttgaaaaACACTTGTTTAGAGATGAAAAACATCGTAAATACATTTTATCTGTTGTAAAATTAAGTTTGCAGAATGAGTAAAGGGAAATTATGCAGTACTATCATTCATTCACATGAAGTCtagttaaatataaaatgtaaGTAACTAAAAGCTAGAAAATAAAACGACATCTATTCCCACAATTAACAGCACTTAATAATCAGGAGTTTCctaatgaataagaaaaaaagaaaaaaccaacagTCTTCCTAACTGATAGGAATTTattgaattacaaaaaaaacagctaaaatCTTAACACCCTCCCTTAAACTGAATGTTATCTATGCAGTCAGTTTAAAGAAAGGATTTGAACATACTCCAAACAATCCACGCAACTTCTCAAATGCTTTCAGCTTTAGAGATTTAGTCAGAAGATCTGTAACTTGGTCTTCACTTCGACAATAAAccagattaataattttttcaattacaagattacAAAGAAAATGGTACCTCACATCTATATGTTTACTTCTTCCATGTAAAACTGGATTCCTGGAGAGTTTGATAGTTAAACTATTATCACAATGAATCACAGTAGGCTCATGTTGATAAAACTGTAATTCTTCAAGAATCCTTCTCAATCAAATTGCTTAACATGCAGAAGTTGCTGCAGCTACGAACTCTGCTTTAGTTGTGGACAGTGTAACAACTTGTTGCTTCTTTGATGCCTATGATATGGCACCTGAACCCATCATAAACACATGGCTTGATGTACTTCGTCTATCGTCTAAATCACCAGCATAATCGCTGTCAGTGAAACCAGACAGAATAGATCCTTCATTTTTCTTGTACAAAATACCGAAATCTGTGGTTCCTTTCAAGTAACGAAACACTCTTTTAGCAACTTTGAGATGCAACTCTGTTGGTTTTTCCATAACACTCTTTTAGCAACTTTGAGATGCAACTCTGTTGGTTTTTCCATATACTTGCTAATCAGACACACTGCATACATAATATCAGGTCGGGTGGCtgtcaaatacattaaacttcCAACAATTTGTTTGAAGTAAGTACTATCAACCCTCTCTCTATCAAGATCTCTTGAGAGCTTCAATCCTGGTTCAGTTGGAGTCCCAACTGGATTACAATTCTCCATATGAAACCTTTCCAAAACCTCTTGAGCATATTTCTTTTTCCCAATAAAGAATCCGATAGCTGTTTGTGCTACTTCTataccaagaaaatattttatctttcccAGATCAGTCATGTCAAAATCAGCCATCATAGAATTCTTAAAAGCAACAAACATAGCCTCATCATTGCCCGTGAAAATAAGATCATCAACATATGCAAATTATCAGAATTTTACCTCATTCTCTATAATTGATAAATAGAGTGTGCTCATATGGACATTTGTTGAAACCTGCCTTTTCAAAGTATGCGTCTATACAATTGTACCAGGCTCGAGGTGTCTGTTTCAGTCCATATAAAGcccttttcaatttataaaccTTATGTTCATCACCTTTTATCACATAACCGAAGGGCTACTCAATGTAAACTTGCTCAATTAGTTCACCATTAAGGAAGGCTgatttcacatcaagttggaAAATAGGCCATGAGTTTTGTGCAGCTAATGAAACAACTAGCCGAA is drawn from Populus nigra chromosome 5, ddPopNigr1.1, whole genome shotgun sequence and contains these coding sequences:
- the LOC133694308 gene encoding AT-hook motif nuclear-localized protein 17-like, whose translation is MNMKGEYVERHQAKHENTPNMFSELNPHHQHLPFSQHFQLSRESEEEDTRSTGAATTPNPIPISQKLNEFNSSGGTDGATIEVVRRPRGRPPGSKNKPKPPVIITREPEPAMSPYILEVPGGNDVVEALSRFCRRKNMGICVLTGTGTVANVTLRQPSTTPGTTITFHGRFDILSISATFLPQTTSYPLPNSFTISLAGPQGQIVGGIVAGGLVAAGTVFVVAASFNNPSYHRLQVEEEGRNSGSGGGGGGGEGRSPVSGAGGGESGHAASGGGGGESCGMAMYSCHLPANDVIWAPSARQPPPSPY